The following proteins come from a genomic window of Candidozyma auris chromosome 4, complete sequence:
- a CDS encoding mRNA splicing protein PRP28 encodes MSRPVSVEDLIKQSEENGRPKFLTKKQRQQLKKKTVTTAPTIKKRTGEEAEAYSQPEEKKQKKTPKYKFDWDEEDDTSNGYEPLVTLEETRPVVNSIPEKHWSQKPLQEMTARDWRIFKDDYNISSKGDNIGNPLRFWHEDPLIPKKVLDIIQNKLRYQEPTPIQRASLPLVLRNRDVVGVAETGSGKTLAFVIPLLSYILGIEPEYMKHEHTQEANTNRALGLILAPTRELALQIAKETQKFTDELGLSVVTVIGGHKYEETIHSLRNGVHIVVATPGRLVDSLERGIINLSKCYNVTMDEADKMIDMGFEKSLNQILNYLPTSEQLSSSIDSRILRIQKRNTVMFTATITPTIERLTKNYLQDPAYLFVGSANELVDTIDQNFEYMGPAPGDKQEVDANRLTRLVQVLERHKRSPNFSVIIFANFKRVVESLAEDLAEKSFKSVVTIHGSKSQEAREAAIEKFRSRSASILIATDVAARGIDIPHVSLVVNFQMSNKFEEYIHRIGRTGRAGEHGESYTFVDDGDRDTFIDLKKFLSRGGKKVPDWLREATRFSAAI; translated from the coding sequence ATGTCTCGCCCAGTGTCCGTTGAagacttgatcaagcagagtgaagaaaatgggAGGCCCAAGTTCCTCACAAAGAAACAGCGacagcaattgaagaaaaagacagTGACCACAGCTCCCACAATTAAGAAAAGAACAGGTgaagaggcagaggcaTATTCTCAAccagaggagaagaagcagaaaaaaacGCCCAAGTACAAGTTTGACTGggacgaggaagacgacACGTCCAACGGGTATGAGCCGCTTGTGACGCTTGAGGAAACCAGGCCTGTGGTGAACTCAATTCCTGAAAAACACTGGTCACAGAAACCACTACAAGAAATGACTGCTAGAGACTGGAGAATCTTTAAAGATGACTATAACATCTCTAGCAAAGGAGACAATATTGGAAACCCGCTACGGTTCTGGCATGAGGACCCTCTTATACCTAAGAAGGTGTTAGATATTATTCAAAACAAGCTTCGATACCAGGAGCCTACGCCGATTCAACGAGCATCGCTACCGTTGGTGCTACGAAACCGTGACGTGGTCGGGGTAGCAGAGACAGGCTCGGGTAAGACGTTGGCTTTTGTGATTCCTCTTCTATCGTACATTTTGGGCATCGAACCAGAGTACATGAAACATGAACATACTCAAGAAGCTAATACCAACAGGGCGTTGGGGCTCATTTTGGCGCCTACTAGGGAATTGGCGCTTCAGATTGCTAAGGAGACTCAGAAATTCACTGATGAATTAGGATTATCTGTGGTGACTGTGATTGGAGGCCACAAGTATGAGGAGACCATTCACTCCCTTAGAAATGGTGTTCATATCGTTGTGGCGACGCCTGGAAGACTCGTGGACTCGCTAGAGCGAGGTATAAtcaacttgagcaaatgTTACAACGTCACCATGGACGAAGCAGACAAGATGATAGATATGGGGTTTGAGAAGTCTCTTAACCAGATCCTCAACTACCTACCAACCAGTGAACAATTGAGTAGCAGCATTGATCTGAGGATCTTGCGGATTCAAAAGCGAAACACCGTCATGTTCACTGCCACCATCACTCCAACAATAGAGAGATTGACGAAGAACTATTTGCAAGACCCGGCTTATCTCTTTGTGGGTAGCGCCAACGAGCTTGTCGATACCATTGACCAAAACTTCGAGTACATGGGACCAGCCCCTGGAGATAAGCAGGAGGTTGACGCTAACAGGCTCACGCGACTCGTGCAAGTCTTGGAGAGGCACAAAAGGTCACCCAACTTCTCCGTTATTATTTTTGcaaacttcaaaagagtTGTTGAGCTGCTAGCGGAGGACTTGGCggagaagagcttcaagagcGTGGTGACTATTCATGGATCCAAGAGCCAAGAGGCCAGAGAAGCCGCCATCGAAAAGTTCCGCTCAAGGTCTGCCTCCATTCTAATTGCTACGGATGTAGCCGCCAGAGGTATAGACATTCCCCATGTATCACTAGTGGTGAACTTCCAGATGAGCAACAAGTTCGAGGAGTACATTCACAGAATCGGCCGAACAGGGCGTGCTGGGGAACACGGTGAAAGCTACACGTTCGTAGATGATGGCGACAGGGACACGTTTATAGACCTCAAGAAATTCTTGAGCAGGGGAGGCAAGAAGGTTCCAGATTGGTTGAGAGAGGCCACGAGGTTTTCAGCTGCCATCTAG